The proteins below are encoded in one region of Armatimonadota bacterium:
- a CDS encoding ABC transporter permease produces the protein MIEEIKESLKYKDLLKQLVIRDLKVRYKNSVLGFFWSLLNPLVQVATITIVVKYIMRLDIPNYSAYLLVGYLPWVFFQMALLDSSQVILMHRDLLRKVYFPRELLPLSVVIANLIHFMLALVVFFAYLLFYQIFLHGAPVAHSAAWLPVLVLLETLLLVGLTFVVSCLNVFFEDTKYLLTVLLNVLFYLTPVMYVSELVYAGLPHVHRTLLFKLYLLLPLNMLTEAYRKTLLPAFHGGARGLQIQSVPLDYGMLGVCAIICILVAVGGYAYFNARKWVFAERV, from the coding sequence AGATAAAAGAATCACTAAAATATAAAGACCTGCTCAAGCAACTCGTGATACGAGACCTCAAGGTGAGGTACAAGAACTCGGTGCTCGGGTTCTTCTGGTCGCTGCTGAATCCGCTGGTGCAGGTGGCGACTATAACGATCGTGGTCAAATATATAATGCGGCTGGATATACCCAACTACTCGGCGTATCTGCTGGTGGGCTACCTCCCGTGGGTCTTCTTTCAGATGGCTCTGCTGGACTCCAGCCAGGTCATTTTGATGCACCGCGATCTGCTCAGAAAAGTCTATTTCCCCAGGGAACTCCTGCCGCTGTCGGTCGTAATTGCGAACCTGATACACTTCATGTTGGCACTGGTGGTGTTCTTTGCATATCTGCTCTTCTATCAAATATTCCTGCATGGCGCGCCTGTCGCTCACAGCGCGGCATGGCTGCCTGTATTGGTCCTGTTGGAAACGCTGCTGCTGGTAGGGCTGACATTTGTGGTATCGTGCCTGAACGTCTTCTTTGAGGATACGAAGTATCTGCTCACGGTCCTCTTGAATGTGCTCTTCTACCTGACTCCGGTGATGTATGTATCGGAACTGGTCTATGCCGGCTTGCCGCATGTGCACCGCACGCTGCTGTTTAAGCTCTATCTGTTGTTGCCGCTGAATATGCTGACTGAGGCTTATCGCAAGACGCTGCTGCCGGCATTTCATGGAGGCGCGAGAGGTTTACAAATTCAGAGCGTGCCACTGGATTACGGCATGCTCGGCGTATGCGCGATAATATGCATTCTGGTGGCTGTCGGCGGATATGCTTATTTCAATGCCCGCAAGTGGGTATTCGCGGAGCGTGTATGA